The following are encoded in a window of Phaseolus vulgaris cultivar G19833 chromosome 3, P. vulgaris v2.0, whole genome shotgun sequence genomic DNA:
- the LOC137808407 gene encoding S-adenosyl-L-methionine:benzoic acid/salicylic acid carboxyl methyltransferase 3-like, whose translation MEVAQVLCMNGGVGDASYANNSLVQQKVICLTKPIREEAITSLYCSKLPKSLAIADLGCSSGPNTLFVVSELIETVEKLCRQLNHKSPEYKVFLNDLPGNDFNNIFKSIDSFKDKLQNELEGGPCYFSGVPGSFYGRVFPSRSLHFVHSSYSLQWLSKVPEGVDNNKENIYLGRTSPSSVVRAYYDQFQRDFSLFLKCRAEELVEGGRMALTFLGRRNEDPCSKDGCYIWELMASALNDMVSQGMIKEEQVDSFNIPQYTPSPSEVKLEVLKEGSFSINRLEVSAVNWNALDDWNALEFESERFESVGDGGYNVAQCMRAVAEPMLVSHFGEDIIEEVFSRYQQILADRMAKEKTKFFNVTILLTRKT comes from the exons atggAAGTAGCTCAGGTACTGTGCATGAACGGTGGCGTTGGAGACGCAAGTTATGCAAACAACTCTCTTGTTCAG CAAAAGGTGATTTGTTTGACAAAGCCAATAAGAGAGGAAGCCATAACTAGTCTCTATTGCAGTAAACTCCCCAAAAGTTTGGCAATTGCAGATTTGGGTTGCTCTTCTGGACCAAATACTTTGTTTGTTGTGTCTGAACTCATTGAGACTGTGGAGAAGCTTTGCCGACAGCTGAACCATAAATCTCCAGAATACAAGGTGTTTTTGAATGATCTCCCTGGGAATGACTTCAACAACATCTTTAAGTCCATTGACAGCTTTAAAGACAAATTGCAAAATGAATTGGAAGGTGGTCCATGCTACTTCTCTGGGGTTCCCGGATCTTTCTATGGCAGGGTTTTCCCAAGTCGAAGTTTGCATTTTGTCCACTCCTCTTACAGTCTTCAATGGCTATCTAAG GTTCCTGAGGGTGTAGACAACAACAAGGAAAATATCTACCTAGGTAGAACAAGCCCATCAAGTGTTGTGAGAGCTTACTATGACCAATTTCAAAGAGATTTCAGTCTTTTTCTCAAGTGTCGAGCAGAGGAACTAGTTGAAGGAGGTCGTATGGCTCTGACATTTTTGGGGAGAAGAAACGAGGATCCATGTAGTAAGGATGGTTGCTACATTTGGGAGCTTATGGCTTCGGCTCTTAATGATATGGTTTCTCAG GGAATGATAAAGGAAGAGCAAGTAGATAGTTTTAACATCCCACAATACACTCCATCACCATCTGAAGTGAAATTGGAAGTTCTTAAAGAAGGATCATTTTCTATCAATCGTCTAGAAGTGTCTGCAGTGAACTGGAACGCTTTAGATGATTGGAACGCTCTTGAGTTTGAATCTGAAAGGTTTGAATCAGTTGGTGATGGTGGATACAATGTTGCACAGTGCATGAGGGCCGTGGCAGAACCTATGCTGGTTAGTCACTTTGGTGAAGACATCATTGAAGAGGTTTTCAGCCGCTACCAACAAATCTTGGCTGATCGTATGGCCAAGGAGAAAACTAAGTTCTTCAATGTTACCATACTTTTGACTAGAAAAACATGA
- the LOC137808408 gene encoding S-adenosyl-L-methionine:benzoic acid/salicylic acid carboxyl methyltransferase 3-like, with product MEVSQVLCMNGGVGDASYANNSLVQQKVISLTKPIREEAITSLYCSKLPKSLAIADLGCSSGPNTLYVVSELIETVEKLCRQLNHKSPEYKVFLNDLPGNDFNNIFKSIDSFKEKLQNEMEGGPCYFSGVPGSFYGRVFPSRSLHFVHSSYSLQWLSKVPEGVDNNKENIYLGRTSPSSVVRAYYDQFQRDFSLFLKCRAEELVEGGRMALTFLGRRHEDPCSKDGCYIWELMASALNDMVSQGMIKEEQVDSFNIPQYTPSPSEVKLEVLKEGSFSINRLEVSEVNWNALDDWNALEFESERFESVGDGGYNVAQCMRAVAEPMLVSHFGEDIIEEVFTRYQQILADRMAKEKTKFFNVTILLTRKT from the exons atggAAGTATCTCAGGTACTGTGCATGAACGGTGGCGTTGGAGACGCAAGCTATGCAAACAACTCTCTTGTTCAG CAAAAGGTGATTAGTTTGACAAAGCCAATAAGAGAGGAAGCCATAACTAGCCTCTATTGCAGTAAACTCCCCAAAAGTTTGGCAATTGCAGATTTGGGTTGCTCTTCTGGACCAAATACTTTGTATGTTGTGTCTGAACTCATCGAGACTGTGGAGAAGCTTTGCCGACAGCTGAACCATAAATCTCCAGAATACAAGGTGTTTCTGAATGATCTCCCTGGGAATGACTTCAACAACATCTTTAAGTCCATTGACAGCTTtaaagagaaattgcaaaatgAAATGGAAGGTGGTCCATGCTACTTCTCTGGGGTTCCCGGATCTTTCTATGGCAGGGTTTTCCCAAGTCGAAGTTTGCATTTTGTCCACTCCTCTTACAGTCTTCAATGGCTATCTAAG GTTCCTGAGGGTGTAGACAACAACAAGGAAAATATCTACCTAGGTAGAACAAGCCCATCAAGTGTTGTGAGAGCTTACTATGACCAATTTCAAAGAGATTTCAGTCTTTTTCTCAAGTGTCGAGCAGAGGAACTAGTTGAAGGAGGTCGTATGGCTCTGACATTTTTGGGGAGAAGACACGAGGATCCATGTAGCAAGGATGGTTGCTACATTTGGGAGCTTATGGCTTCGGCTCTTAATGATATGGTTTCTCAG GGAATGATAAAGGAAGAGCAAGTAGATAGTTTTAACATCCCACAATACACCCCATCACCATCTGAAGTGAAATTGGAAGTTCTTAAAGAAGGATCATTTTCTATCAATCGTCTAGAAGTGTCTGAAGTGAACTGGAACGCTTTAGATGATTGGAACGCTCTTGAGTTTGAATCTGAAAGGTTTGAATCAGTTGGTGATGGTGGATACAATGTTGCACAGTGCATGAGGGCTGTGGCAGAACCTATGCTGGTTAGTCACTTTGGTGAAGACATCATTGAAGAGGTTTTCACCCGCTACCAACAAATCTTGGCTGATCGTATGGCCAAGGAGAAAACTAAGTTCTTCAATGTTACCATACTTTTGACTAGAAAAACATGA